Within the Micromonospora citrea genome, the region GGCTCCAGCCGGCGCAGCGCGGAGGGGGAGAAGGCCGGGCCGACGACGCCGCGCAGCCGGCCGTGGTCGGGCTCGTCCTGGAACAGGATGATGTCGCCGACGATCTCGGCGAGCGGCCCGGGCCCGACGAGGTCGGTCCAGAACCGCCGGATGCCGGTACGGGCGAAGCGCTCGTCGCCGAGCACGGCGCGCACGTCGGCGAAGCGGGAGACGTACCAGACGCCGTGGGCGCCCCGGTGCACGGGGTCGTGCCGCAGCAGCCAGTGGTAGGACGGGTACGGGTCACGCCGGACGTCGGCGTCGGTGGGATCGAACGCGGTCACGGCATCGACCAGCACGGGTGCCCCTTCCAGCGGTTCGTCGTGCCGCCGGCCGCCGGCGACGTGGCCTCCGGCGGCGGGCGGCACGACCCGGATCAGGCCGAGACGCGCTCGACGATGCGGCGCACCGTCTCGGCGGGCGTGGGCAGCGCGACCATTTCCTCGCGCACCTCCCGGGCGGCGGCGCGCAGCGACTCGTCCCCGATCAGCCGGCGCAGCAGGTCCGCGTCGACCTTGTCGGAGGTGCTGACCAGGCCGATGCCGCGGCGGCTGACCGCCTCCCGGGCGGTGTGCTGGAACTGGTCGCGCGGGTCCGGGGCGAGCAGCTGCGGGATGCCCGCGTCGATCGCGGTCATCACCGTGCCGCCTCCGCCGTGGTGCACCACCGCGGTGCAGGTGCGCAGCAGGGTGTGCAGCGGTGTCCAGCCGACGGCCCGGACGTTGCGCGGCAGCGTGCCGAGCGGGCTGATGTCGAGGTCGCCGAGGGCGAGCACGAAGTCGGCGTCCACCTCGCCGGCGGCGGCGACGATGGGCTCCACGGCGCCGATGCCGAAGGCCTGGAGCTCGATGGTGCCCATGGTGATCGCCACCTCGGGCCGGGCGGGCACGGGCGGCAGCCGGTCGCCGAGGACGGCCCCGCCGCCGTACGGCACCCAGCGCATGAACCAGCCCTCGGGCTCCGCCTCCAGCAGCAGGCTCGGCGGGAACGACTCGATGGTGGCCACCGGCTCGGGCAGCTCGACCTGGTGCTTCGCCATCAGGTCGGTGAGGAACGAGGCGATGGAGCGGTGCATGCCCCGGGTCCGCCAGGCGCTCTGGTTGCGCTGCACGGCCGGCACCCCGGCCCGGTCGGCGGCCAGCAGGCCCACGGTGGCGCCCTGCTCGTAGACCACCAGGTCGGGGCGGTAGTCGTCGACCAGCGCCATGGTCCCGTCGACCAGCGGGCGGTTGACCGCCGCGATCTGCACGCCCCACTCCTCGAGGTCGATGGCGGGACGGGTGGCGACGGTCTCGGCGAAGCGCGGGTTGTCCTTGGCCACCTGCTCGAAGACCTTGACCGCGCTGTAGTCCGGCGCCACGTCGACTACCTCCAGGCCGGCGGCGGCGGCCCGGTCGGCGTGCTCGGCGACGGCGACCAGCACGTCGTGCCCGGCGGTGCGGAAGCCCCAGGCGAGCTGGATCAGCGGGAAGAGGTGGCCGATGCCGGGGGAGGAGACGAACAGCACGCGCATGTCGGAGCCCTTCTGTTCGGGATCCGGCGGGGGTCACCAGCCGGACTTGATCGTTTCGACGACGTGGGAGCGGTCGTCCTCGGTGAGCCACCAGCCCACCGGGATGTGGACCACCCGGTCCGCCACCCGGTCCAGGCCGGGCAGGGTGGTACGGGCCGACGCGACGCAGCTGTGCGCGTCGTTGCGGCGCGACACCACGCTGGTGGCGATGCCGGCGTCGCGCAGGCGGCGCATGAAGGCGGGGCGGTCGCGCACCTTCAACGGGTACATCCAGAAGGCGGGCTCCCGGTCGTCGGCGCGTTCGGTGTGCTCGACGCCGTCGATGCCCGCCAGTTCCTTGTCGTAGTACGCGGCGTTCTCCCGGTGCCGGCGCAGCAGTTCGTCGACCCGCTCCAGGTTGGACAGCCCGATCGCCCCGCCGATCTCGTTGAGGATGAACCGGTAGCCCCACTCGGCGACGTCGTAGTCGCCGGTGATCCGGTCCGAGGCCCGCTCGATGCCGAGCCAGCGGCGCAGCCGCAGCCGGTCGTACAGGTCGTCGTCGGGCAGCACGACGAAGCCGCCGCTGCCGGTCGTCAGGATCTTGATCGCGCCGGTGCTGTACACGCAGACGTTGCCGTGCGTGCCCAGCGGCGCGCCCCGGTACGTCGCGCCCCACGCCTGCGCGCAGTCCTCGACGACCAGCGGGCGGCGGGCGTACCCCGCGGTGGCCCGGTCCACGACGGCGCGCAGCCGGATGAGGTCCACCGGGTAGCCGAGCCAGTGCACCACCACGATGGCCCGGGTGGCGGGCGTGATCTTCGCGGCCAGGTCGTCGAGGTCCATGTTGAGGGTGGCCGGGTCGACGTCCACCCACCGGATGCGCAGCCCGTTGGCGAGGATGGGCCAGTTCGTGCCCTCGAAGGTCAGCGGCGTGCTGAGCACCTCGCCCGGGCCGTCGTGCTCCGCCTCGTCCGCACCCGGCCGCGCGGCGAGGCTCAGCGCGAGGTGCAGTCCGGCGGTGCCGCAGTTGACCGAGACCACCCGGGGGTTGCCGATGCGGCTGCCCACGGCCGCCTCGTACTCGGCGACGGTCGGCCCGTGTTCCAGCCGGCCGCTGCTCAGGACGGCGGAGACGCGCGCGCCGACGTCCGGAGACATGGCGACCTTGGACAGCGGGATCATGACGCCCCTCTCGCTAGTTGCAACATGATTCTCAAGCGCTCGGAAGGGGCCGTCAAGGGAGCCCCATCGATATCGCCCGCCTGGTGTTCTTCCCGCTTGCGGAACTCGCGACCGGCTCGCTGGTGAAGTTGAGAAATGTATATCTTCAACGGGTCGCCGGACGTGGGTCCGGCACCGGGTGCGTGGGAGGTCCGGGTGTCGTCGCTGCATGTCCGGCTGGGGCGGACCGGCCTGCGGGTGAGCCGGGTCGCGATCGGGACCGTCAACTTCGGCGGCCGGGTCGACGAGGCCGACGCCCACCGGCTGCTCGACCACGCCGTCGCGCAGGGCGTCAACCTGGTCGACACCGCCGACATCTACGGCTGGCGGGTGCACCGGGGCTGGACCGAGGAGATGATCGGGCGCTGGCTGGCGAAGGACCCGGCCCGCCGGGACGAGGTGGTCCTCGCCACCAAGGTCGGCAACCCGATGGGCGACGGGCCCAACGCCAGAGGGCTCTCCGCCCGGCACGTCGTCGCCGCGTGCGAGGCGTCGCTGCGCCGGCTCCAGACCGACACCATCGACCTCTACCAGATGCACCACGTCGACCGGGAGGTCGGCTGGGACGAGGTCTGGCAGGCCATGGAACAGCTCGTCCGGCAGGGCAAGGTCCGCTACGTCGGCTCCTCCAACTTCGCCGGCTGGGACCTGGTCGCCGCCCAGGAGGCCGCGCGGCGGCGCCGCCTGCTCGGGCTGGCCAGCGAGCAGTGCGTCTACAACCTGGTCAGCCGGTACGTCGAGCTGGAGGTGCTGCCGGCAGCCGCCGCCGAGGGCATCGGCGTGCTCGTCTGGTCGCCGCTGCACGGCGGGCTGCTCGGCGGCGTGCTGCGCAAGCTGGCCGACGGTACCGCCGTCAAGTCCGCGCAGGGCCGGGCCGCCGAGGCGGTCGAGCGGCACCGCGCCACCCTGACGGCGTACGAGCGGTTCTGCGCCGAGATCGGTCGGGACCCGGCGGAGGTCGGCATGTCCTGGGTGCTGCACCGGCCGGCGGTGACGGCCGCGGTCGTCGGTCCGCGTACCCCCGAACACCTCGACGGCGCCCTGCGGGCCCTGCGCCGGCCGCTGTCGGCCGCCGAGCTCGCCCGGCTCGACGAGCTGTTCCCGCCGCCCGGCCGGGGCGGTCCCGCCCCGGACGCCTGGATGTCCTGACCCGTGCCGGCGCGCCGGGCCCCCGACCACGGACGGAGCCGACCATGGCCCACCTCCTGATCGTCAACGTCGCCAGCCACGGCCTGATCCTGCCCACCCTCACCGTGGTCACCGAG harbors:
- a CDS encoding nucleotide disphospho-sugar-binding domain-containing protein: MRVLFVSSPGIGHLFPLIQLAWGFRTAGHDVLVAVAEHADRAAAAGLEVVDVAPDYSAVKVFEQVAKDNPRFAETVATRPAIDLEEWGVQIAAVNRPLVDGTMALVDDYRPDLVVYEQGATVGLLAADRAGVPAVQRNQSAWRTRGMHRSIASFLTDLMAKHQVELPEPVATIESFPPSLLLEAEPEGWFMRWVPYGGGAVLGDRLPPVPARPEVAITMGTIELQAFGIGAVEPIVAAAGEVDADFVLALGDLDISPLGTLPRNVRAVGWTPLHTLLRTCTAVVHHGGGGTVMTAIDAGIPQLLAPDPRDQFQHTAREAVSRRGIGLVSTSDKVDADLLRRLIGDESLRAAAREVREEMVALPTPAETVRRIVERVSA
- a CDS encoding DegT/DnrJ/EryC1/StrS family aminotransferase; the encoded protein is MIPLSKVAMSPDVGARVSAVLSSGRLEHGPTVAEYEAAVGSRIGNPRVVSVNCGTAGLHLALSLAARPGADEAEHDGPGEVLSTPLTFEGTNWPILANGLRIRWVDVDPATLNMDLDDLAAKITPATRAIVVVHWLGYPVDLIRLRAVVDRATAGYARRPLVVEDCAQAWGATYRGAPLGTHGNVCVYSTGAIKILTTGSGGFVVLPDDDLYDRLRLRRWLGIERASDRITGDYDVAEWGYRFILNEIGGAIGLSNLERVDELLRRHRENAAYYDKELAGIDGVEHTERADDREPAFWMYPLKVRDRPAFMRRLRDAGIATSVVSRRNDAHSCVASARTTLPGLDRVADRVVHIPVGWWLTEDDRSHVVETIKSGW
- a CDS encoding aldo/keto reductase, which codes for MYIFNGSPDVGPAPGAWEVRVSSLHVRLGRTGLRVSRVAIGTVNFGGRVDEADAHRLLDHAVAQGVNLVDTADIYGWRVHRGWTEEMIGRWLAKDPARRDEVVLATKVGNPMGDGPNARGLSARHVVAACEASLRRLQTDTIDLYQMHHVDREVGWDEVWQAMEQLVRQGKVRYVGSSNFAGWDLVAAQEAARRRRLLGLASEQCVYNLVSRYVELEVLPAAAAEGIGVLVWSPLHGGLLGGVLRKLADGTAVKSAQGRAAEAVERHRATLTAYERFCAEIGRDPAEVGMSWVLHRPAVTAAVVGPRTPEHLDGALRALRRPLSAAELARLDELFPPPGRGGPAPDAWMS